Proteins from a single region of Punica granatum isolate Tunisia-2019 chromosome 8, ASM765513v2, whole genome shotgun sequence:
- the LOC116187337 gene encoding germin-like protein subfamily 1 member 13, which yields MKLFVILLVCAFAISSSFASDPSPLQDICVAIKEPKDAVFVNGKFCKNPNLTVADDFFFQGLNIPRSTDNKVGSFITGVDVNLISGLNTLGVSVARVDYAPYGVNPPHLHSRSSEILMCMEGELYVGFVLPNALGNRFISKVLKPGDLFVFPLGTIHFQLNIGKTPAVAFASFGSQNPGFVVVGNAVFGANPPIDPKVLIKAFRLDKKTVDYLQSQLWYDNHN from the exons ATGAAGCTCTTTGTAATCCTTCTCGTGTGTGCGTTCGCGATCTCGAGCAGCTTTGCATCTGATCCTAGTCCACTTCAGGACATTTGTGTGGCCATAAAAGAGCCCAAAGATGCTG TGTTTGTGAATGGAAAATTCTGCAAGAATCCGAATCTTACAGTCGCAGATGATTTCTTCTTCCAAGGGCTCAACATTCCCCGAAGTACTGATAATAAGGTCGGGTCCTTTATCACTGGTGTCGATGTTAACTTAATTTCGGGTCTCAACACTTTAGGGGTTTCTGTGGCCCGCGTCGACTATGCCCCTTATGGCGTGAACCCACCCCACCTCCACTCTCGTTCCTCTGAGATCCTCATGTGCATGGAGGGTGAGCTCTATGTTGGGTTCGTCTTACCGAACGCGCTCGGGAACAGGTTCATCAGTAAAGTTCTGAAGCCTGGGGACTTGTTTGTCTTCCCATTAGGCACGATTCACTTCCAGCTCAACATAGGGAAGACTCCGGCAGTCGCATTCGCAAGCTTTGGCAGCCAAAACCCAGGTTTTGTAGTTGTTGGTAATGCGGTGTTTGGAGCTAACCCACCAATTGACCCAAAGGTCTTGATCAAGGCATTCCGGTTGGACAAGAAAACTGTAGATTATCTCCAATCCCAGTTATGGTACGACAACCACAATTAA